In Synergistaceae bacterium, a single genomic region encodes these proteins:
- a CDS encoding dicarboxylate/amino acid:cation symporter, which translates to MYQEFDVNSQCLSDAMNFIRSEISKYISNHKTVNQSQLMAEESINRLLEHANLTEKNKLCVNVTKFLGSVKINISVGGKKFDFEESLNFGIDFEKEEISGRTADAISNLLMKSFTEKLRYHHNRGTNYITITALKSPYTSLYYTGAALILAVITGFVMKNFASEAACIYFNENILSVISKIFMNTLKLCAIALVFFSVASCIANISNLAELKKVGGILLVCFLVMQILANLTGIGIFYLLKPGKNIAVSAVNASNIISGSVSVKDTIINIFPDNLVKPFLNADLLQLIVLALFLGLAVIKSGAAIFKSFLDECNKIFMQITTAVMKFIPLAVFCSITSMILTIGGKTMMSLIEILFAFVSGLTVILTICLLIASFMSRLNPLKILLKSMPVIITSMAACSSNAAIPDNLNAAQKMGISPKLYNIAIPLGTAINKLGSCIQLSLGTLTLAYIYGINIEPLTALSMMFTFLLLEIAAPVVPCGTFISISAAIVMFGCPIEAIALLMSVAPIIDMTSSPANAFGNTLTTIIAAAHENMIDREIFNS; encoded by the coding sequence TTGTATCAGGAATTTGACGTGAACTCTCAATGTTTATCTGATGCTATGAACTTTATTCGCAGCGAGATCAGTAAATATATTTCCAATCACAAAACCGTTAACCAGTCTCAATTAATGGCCGAAGAATCTATTAACAGACTGCTTGAACACGCAAATTTGACAGAGAAAAATAAATTATGTGTCAACGTTACAAAATTTCTGGGCAGCGTGAAAATTAATATTTCAGTGGGCGGCAAAAAATTTGATTTCGAAGAGAGTCTTAATTTCGGCATAGACTTTGAGAAGGAAGAAATTTCCGGAAGAACTGCCGACGCTATATCAAATCTCCTAATGAAGTCATTTACTGAAAAATTGCGTTATCATCATAATAGAGGCACAAATTATATAACTATTACTGCGCTGAAATCTCCTTATACATCGCTTTATTACACCGGAGCGGCCTTAATTCTTGCAGTCATAACGGGATTTGTTATGAAAAATTTTGCGTCCGAAGCTGCCTGCATTTACTTTAACGAAAATATTTTATCGGTCATAAGTAAAATTTTTATGAACACGCTTAAATTATGCGCCATCGCACTTGTATTTTTCTCTGTTGCCTCATGTATAGCGAATATCAGCAATCTTGCAGAATTAAAGAAGGTCGGCGGTATATTATTAGTGTGCTTTCTCGTCATGCAAATTCTTGCGAATCTCACAGGAATCGGAATATTTTATTTGCTCAAGCCCGGAAAAAATATCGCTGTCTCTGCCGTAAATGCAAGTAATATAATTTCCGGCTCAGTCTCCGTCAAAGATACAATTATAAATATTTTCCCTGATAATCTCGTCAAACCGTTTTTGAATGCCGACTTGCTGCAATTAATAGTACTTGCGCTTTTCTTGGGATTGGCCGTCATAAAGTCAGGAGCAGCCATATTTAAATCATTTCTCGATGAGTGCAACAAAATTTTTATGCAGATTACTACAGCTGTTATGAAATTTATTCCGTTGGCCGTGTTTTGTTCTATAACGTCTATGATTTTGACTATCGGCGGGAAAACTATGATGTCATTAATCGAGATTTTATTTGCTTTCGTGTCAGGTCTTACGGTGATATTGACAATATGTCTATTAATTGCTTCATTTATGAGTCGTCTTAACCCGTTAAAAATTTTGCTTAAGTCAATGCCGGTTATTATTACGTCTATGGCCGCGTGTTCAAGCAATGCAGCAATACCCGATAATCTTAATGCCGCGCAGAAAATGGGAATAAGCCCTAAACTTTATAATATCGCTATACCCTTAGGCACTGCAATAAATAAATTAGGGAGCTGTATACAACTTTCATTAGGGACGCTGACTCTTGCATACATTTACGGAATAAATATCGAGCCTTTGACGGCATTGTCAATGATGTTTACGTTTTTGCTGCTGGAGATTGCTGCTCCTGTTGTGCCGTGCGGGACGTTTATATCAATATCGGCTGCTATAGTTATGTTTGGCTGTCCGATTGAGGCTATTGCGCTTTTGATGTCAGTAGCTCCGATTATTGACATGACTTCATCTCCTGCAAATGCTTTCGGGAATACTTTAACTACTATTATTGCAGCTGCTCACGAAAATATGATTGACCGGGAAATTTTTAACTCGTAA
- a CDS encoding MBL fold metallo-hydrolase has translation MQITMLGTGNALVTECYNTCFVMRSESGNILIDTGGGNYILHQLKRINLDLQDIHNIFITHAHIDHILGLIWIIRISAQRMNKNIFNGDLNIYSHDEVLSLVQELANKLLLPYQAGFIGKRIHLIEIKHDETRIIAGQEFKFFDIHSNRTKQFGFCMNYDGSKKLTCCGDEPCKESSEIYAINSDWLLHEAFCLYSQAEIFRPYEKNHSTVKDASTLAQRLNIKNLLLYHTEDANLSQRRELYTNESKQYFTGKIFIPDDLETLTL, from the coding sequence ATGCAAATAACTATGTTAGGAACCGGCAACGCTTTAGTAACTGAATGCTATAACACTTGCTTTGTAATGCGATCTGAGTCAGGAAATATTTTAATCGATACCGGCGGAGGAAATTATATCTTGCACCAGTTAAAGCGCATAAATCTCGATTTACAGGACATTCATAATATTTTCATCACTCATGCGCATATAGATCACATTCTTGGCCTAATCTGGATAATTAGAATCTCAGCGCAAAGAATGAACAAGAATATTTTTAACGGTGATCTAAATATTTATTCACATGATGAAGTCTTGAGTCTCGTTCAGGAGTTAGCAAATAAATTATTGCTGCCATATCAGGCCGGTTTTATCGGGAAAAGAATACATTTAATCGAAATCAAGCATGACGAAACACGAATTATAGCCGGACAAGAATTTAAATTCTTTGACATTCACTCCAACCGCACAAAGCAATTCGGATTTTGCATGAACTATGACGGCTCGAAAAAATTAACCTGCTGCGGCGACGAACCATGCAAAGAATCAAGCGAAATTTATGCGATTAATTCTGATTGGTTGTTGCACGAGGCTTTTTGCTTGTACTCGCAGGCGGAAATTTTCAGACCCTACGAGAAGAATCACTCAACAGTTAAGGACGCAAGCACATTAGCACAGAGACTCAATATAAAAAATTTGTTGCTATATCACACGGAAGACGCAAATTTATCACAACGCCGCGAATTATATACAAACGAGTCAAAGCAATATTTCACGGGAAAAATTTTTATTCCTGACGATTTAGAGACTCTGACTCTGTAA